A stretch of Methylogaea oryzae DNA encodes these proteins:
- a CDS encoding DegT/DnrJ/EryC1/StrS family aminotransferase, with product MDTPRDDAIYVTQPQLPPLEEFIPYLAEIWDKRILTNNGPFHEQLETALTRYLGVEHIALLSNGTLGLITALQALRITGEVITTPYSFVATAHALLWNGIKPVFVDIDPHTLNLDPNKIEAAITPQTTAILPVHCYGRPCDVAAIEHIADNYNLKVIYDAAHAFAVRHDGASILRHGDLSVLSFHATKVFNTAEGGAIVCPDAKTKQRIDHLKNFGFVDETTVVAPGINGKMSELNAALGLLQLQHIDRALARRWEIDAAYRKLLRDVPGIRCLQPLEAETPNHAYFPILVEAGYPIGRDDLYLALKRQDIHPRRYFYPLISDFPMYRGLPSARRENLPVASAAAQKVLCLPIHPQLSDEQVQRIAAIVANP from the coding sequence ATGGATACCCCGCGCGACGACGCCATCTACGTCACCCAGCCGCAATTGCCGCCCTTGGAGGAATTCATCCCCTACCTGGCGGAGATCTGGGACAAGAGAATCCTCACCAACAACGGCCCCTTCCACGAACAGCTGGAAACGGCTCTGACCCGCTACCTGGGCGTGGAACACATCGCCTTGCTCAGCAACGGCACCCTCGGCTTGATCACCGCGTTGCAGGCGCTGCGCATCACCGGCGAAGTCATCACCACCCCCTACTCCTTCGTCGCCACCGCCCACGCCCTGCTGTGGAACGGCATCAAGCCGGTATTCGTCGACATCGATCCCCATACCCTCAATCTCGACCCGAACAAAATCGAAGCCGCCATCACGCCGCAAACCACCGCCATACTGCCGGTGCACTGCTACGGCCGGCCCTGCGATGTGGCGGCCATCGAGCATATCGCCGACAACTACAACCTCAAGGTCATCTACGACGCCGCCCACGCCTTCGCCGTGCGCCACGACGGCGCCAGCATCCTGCGCCACGGCGACTTGTCGGTGCTCAGCTTCCACGCCACCAAGGTGTTCAATACCGCCGAGGGCGGCGCCATCGTTTGCCCCGACGCCAAAACCAAGCAACGCATCGACCATTTGAAAAACTTCGGTTTTGTGGACGAAACCACGGTGGTGGCGCCGGGCATCAACGGCAAGATGAGCGAGCTCAACGCCGCCTTGGGCCTGCTGCAATTGCAGCACATCGACCGCGCCCTGGCGCGCCGCTGGGAAATCGACGCCGCCTACCGCAAGCTGTTGCGGGACGTGCCGGGCATCCGCTGCCTGCAACCCCTGGAGGCTGAAACGCCGAACCACGCCTATTTCCCCATTCTGGTGGAGGCCGGCTATCCCATCGGCCGCGACGATTTGTATCTCGCCTTGAAACGACAGGACATCCATCCGCGCCGCTATTTTTACCCGCTGATTTCCGATTTCCCCATGTACCGCGGCCTGCCGTCGGCGCGGCGGGAAAACCTGCCGGTGGCCAGCGCCGCCGCGCAAAAGGTCCTGTGCCTGCCGATCCACCCGCAGCTCAGCGACGAACAGGTGCAGCGCATCGCCGCCATCGTCGCCAATCCCTAG
- the birA gene encoding bifunctional biotin--[acetyl-CoA-carboxylase] ligase/biotin operon repressor BirA → MSAGSADTSLSDSQWRLLRCLADGRFCSGAELARQLGLTRAAVWKQVHGLESLGLAVYSVAGRGYRLAGPLELLDAGAILDALSPQARPLVADLRVHAVLDSSNAQLLRLDAPARDGALACLAEMQTAGRGRSGRHWVSPFGASIYLSLLWRFPEGPAALGGLSLAVGVATVRALRRCGVEGVGLKWPNDLLWRGRKLGGVLIEVVGESHGPCRAVVGLGINGTMPERAGADIDQDWVDLAEVCGGDPPSRNRLAALLVEELVVLLSAYSSSGLKAYLPEWRQLNCVLDRPVVMHLADRYESGVARDVTEDGLLLLELPDGSRKAYASGEVRLRVADARPIP, encoded by the coding sequence ATGTCCGCAGGCAGCGCCGATACCTCTTTGTCCGATTCCCAATGGCGGCTGCTTCGCTGCCTAGCGGACGGCCGCTTCTGTTCCGGCGCGGAATTGGCGCGGCAACTGGGGTTGACCCGTGCCGCCGTGTGGAAGCAGGTGCATGGCTTGGAAAGCCTGGGCCTCGCCGTCTACAGCGTGGCGGGCCGGGGCTATCGGTTGGCCGGGCCGCTGGAACTGCTCGACGCGGGAGCCATTCTCGACGCGCTTTCACCGCAGGCGCGCCCCTTGGTGGCGGACTTGCGGGTCCATGCCGTGCTCGATTCCTCCAACGCCCAACTGTTGCGCTTGGACGCGCCGGCGCGGGACGGCGCCTTGGCGTGCCTGGCCGAAATGCAGACCGCCGGCCGCGGCCGCAGCGGCCGCCATTGGGTTTCGCCGTTCGGCGCCAGCATCTATCTGTCCCTGCTGTGGCGTTTTCCCGAAGGGCCGGCGGCCCTGGGCGGGTTGAGCCTGGCGGTGGGCGTCGCGACGGTGCGCGCCTTGCGGCGCTGCGGCGTGGAAGGCGTCGGCTTGAAGTGGCCCAACGATTTGCTGTGGCGCGGCCGTAAACTGGGCGGTGTGCTCATCGAAGTGGTCGGGGAAAGCCATGGGCCTTGCCGCGCCGTGGTGGGGCTGGGCATCAACGGCACCATGCCGGAACGGGCGGGGGCGGACATCGACCAGGACTGGGTGGACCTGGCCGAGGTGTGCGGCGGCGATCCGCCGTCGCGCAACCGTTTGGCGGCCTTGCTCGTCGAGGAATTGGTGGTTTTGCTGAGCGCTTACTCGTCCTCCGGGCTCAAGGCGTATTTGCCGGAGTGGCGGCAACTCAATTGCGTGTTGGACCGGCCGGTGGTGATGCATCTGGCCGACCGCTACGAAAGCGGCGTCGCCCGCGACGTGACGGAAGATGGCCTGCTGCTGCTGGAGTTGCCGGACGGCAGCCGCAAGGCCTACGCCTCGGGCGAGGTGCGGCTGCGTGTCGCCGACGCCCGGCCTATCCCTTGA
- a CDS encoding NAD(P)/FAD-dependent oxidoreductase, producing the protein MNRSRRRFLAGLGVLGAWAAAGCAPLARGARVVVIGGGYGGATAAKYVRLLAPDIRVYLVDPSEVYLSCPGSNDVLAGLAELSSLERSRDGLSRRWGVELVRDAVAAVDGAKRQVRLQSGASLAYDRLVVSPGIDFRWNAIPGYDEAASQNIPHAWKAGPQTLLLRDQLRAMPEDGLVVLTAPANPYRCPPGPYERASLVAHYLQRHKPRAKLLILDAKSAFSKQALFQEAWRRHYPGRLEWLPYTRTGQIERIDAASRTVHCEFETFRADVLNVIPPQQAGAVARQAGLADAGGWCPVHPDSFASTLLPDIHVIGDACSASPMPKSAFAAGSQAKACAVAVVASLQGRPAPSPTLINTCYSFVTPDEAVSVAGVYKPKDGQLTTASGGETPLDADWREEARYAHGWREAAKDDSFR; encoded by the coding sequence GTGAACCGCTCGCGGCGGCGTTTTCTCGCCGGCTTGGGCGTACTGGGCGCCTGGGCCGCCGCCGGTTGCGCTCCTTTGGCGCGCGGCGCCAGGGTGGTGGTGATCGGCGGCGGCTACGGCGGCGCCACCGCGGCCAAGTATGTGCGCTTGCTGGCGCCGGACATCCGCGTTTATCTGGTCGATCCCAGCGAGGTTTACCTGTCCTGCCCCGGTTCCAACGACGTGCTGGCCGGCCTGGCGGAGCTGTCCAGCCTGGAACGCAGCCGCGACGGGCTGAGCCGGCGCTGGGGCGTGGAGCTGGTGCGCGACGCCGTCGCCGCCGTTGATGGGGCTAAGCGCCAGGTTCGGCTGCAAAGCGGCGCCAGCCTGGCTTACGACCGGCTCGTCGTCTCCCCCGGCATCGACTTCCGCTGGAACGCCATCCCCGGCTACGACGAAGCGGCCAGCCAGAACATTCCCCACGCCTGGAAAGCCGGCCCGCAAACCTTGTTGCTGCGCGACCAGCTGCGCGCCATGCCCGAGGACGGCCTGGTGGTCCTCACCGCGCCGGCCAATCCCTACCGTTGCCCGCCCGGCCCTTACGAACGGGCTTCGCTGGTGGCCCATTACCTCCAGCGCCACAAGCCCCGCGCCAAGCTGCTGATCTTGGACGCCAAGTCGGCCTTTTCCAAACAAGCGCTGTTCCAGGAAGCCTGGCGCCGCCATTATCCGGGCCGGCTGGAATGGCTGCCCTACACCCGCACGGGCCAGATCGAACGCATCGACGCCGCCAGCCGCACAGTGCACTGCGAATTCGAAACCTTCCGCGCCGACGTGCTCAACGTCATCCCCCCGCAACAAGCCGGCGCCGTCGCCCGCCAAGCGGGACTGGCCGATGCCGGCGGCTGGTGTCCGGTGCATCCCGACAGCTTCGCCTCCACCCTGCTGCCGGACATCCACGTCATCGGCGACGCGTGCAGCGCCAGCCCCATGCCCAAATCCGCCTTCGCCGCCGGCTCCCAAGCCAAGGCCTGCGCCGTGGCGGTGGTGGCGAGCCTGCAAGGCCGGCCGGCGCCCTCGCCCACCCTCATCAACACCTGCTACAGCTTCGTCACCCCGGACGAAGCGGTGTCCGTGGCCGGCGTCTACAAACCGAAGGACGGCCAATTGACCACCGCCTCCGGCGGCGAGACGCCCTTGGACGCCGACTGGCGGGAAGAGGCCCGCTACGCCCACGGCTGGCGCGAAGCCGCCAAGGACGACAGTTTCCGCTGA
- a CDS encoding polysaccharide biosynthesis protein — MIFDGKVLMITGGAGSFGSTVLKRFLRTQVREIRIFSRDENKQEKLRLALNNDKLKFYIGDVRDYDSIHQALKGVDYVFHAAALKQVPSCEFYPMEAVRTNVIGAENVMNAAIANGVQRVVVLSTDKAVYPINAMGMSKALMEKLMVAKARMQGEGDTVLCATRYGNVMASRGSVIPLFVEQMRQGAPLTVTDPHMTRFLMSLEDSVDLVMYALSHGRQGDIFVQKAPASTIGDLAQALKELFDSASDIRTIGTRHGEKLYESLLSREEMARAQDMGGYYRIPADNRDLNYNKYFVNGEEKISQVDDYTSHNTERLDVEQVKALLLKLDYIQEQLRA; from the coding sequence ATGATATTCGACGGCAAGGTATTGATGATCACCGGCGGCGCCGGCTCTTTCGGCAGCACGGTGCTCAAGCGCTTCCTGCGCACCCAGGTGCGGGAAATCCGCATTTTCAGCCGCGACGAAAACAAGCAGGAAAAGCTGCGGCTGGCGCTGAACAACGACAAGCTCAAGTTCTACATCGGCGACGTGCGCGACTACGACAGCATCCACCAGGCGCTGAAGGGGGTGGATTACGTGTTCCACGCGGCGGCGCTCAAGCAAGTGCCGTCCTGCGAGTTCTACCCCATGGAAGCGGTGCGCACCAACGTCATCGGCGCGGAAAACGTCATGAACGCCGCCATCGCCAACGGCGTCCAGCGGGTGGTGGTGCTCAGTACCGACAAGGCGGTGTATCCCATCAACGCCATGGGCATGTCCAAGGCGCTGATGGAAAAGCTGATGGTCGCCAAGGCGCGTATGCAGGGCGAGGGCGACACGGTGCTGTGCGCCACCCGCTACGGCAACGTGATGGCCTCGCGCGGTTCGGTGATTCCGCTGTTCGTCGAACAGATGCGGCAAGGCGCGCCGCTCACCGTCACCGATCCCCACATGACGCGCTTCCTCATGTCCCTGGAAGACTCGGTGGACCTGGTGATGTACGCCCTCAGCCACGGCCGCCAGGGCGATATTTTCGTGCAGAAAGCGCCCGCCTCCACCATCGGCGACCTGGCCCAGGCGCTCAAGGAATTGTTCGACAGCGCCAGCGACATCCGCACCATCGGCACCCGCCACGGCGAGAAGCTGTACGAATCCCTGCTGTCCCGCGAGGAAATGGCGCGGGCGCAAGACATGGGCGGCTACTACCGCATTCCCGCCGACAACCGCGACCTCAACTACAACAAGTACTTCGTCAACGGCGAGGAAAAAATCTCCCAGGTGGACGACTACACCTCCCACAACACCGAGCGGCTGGACGTGGAACAGGTGAAGGCGCTGCTGCTCAAGCTCGACTACATCCAGGAGCAGCTGCGTGCTTAA
- a CDS encoding RES family NAD+ phosphorylase has product MDLQATASAEEFENAFSYIEDGWYPMADEDISLGGGYWDGRIHIGIKAQLSPSLTTLINRSFNENYFLLQHDLTKLFLQSRPDIDASFEKGARLYRARIGVSERLTPTSPDFDPYYLYVAYTGEAIGSPPVHVASEGRLNRARVSLLYLASNRETAVAEVRPHPGHLVSTAEFEATRSLKIADLTSKDIRNFLSDTRLEELRLIFSFNSLMNLPVTPDQREFYLITQLLSDCVREVGFDGVMFQSSLGPGSNYAFFNTTDFALVPKSESVVAVKALAYEFTEAPTAPKDYDKDEFDTDRDDPFSTLFNLLERHK; this is encoded by the coding sequence ATGGATCTTCAAGCCACAGCCTCTGCTGAGGAATTTGAGAATGCGTTTAGCTATATAGAAGATGGTTGGTATCCGATGGCCGATGAGGATATTTCGCTCGGCGGAGGCTATTGGGACGGAAGAATACACATTGGCATAAAGGCACAGCTATCGCCCAGCCTAACTACGCTGATTAACCGTAGCTTCAATGAGAACTACTTCTTACTTCAACACGATCTCACCAAGCTCTTCTTGCAGTCAAGACCGGACATTGACGCAAGTTTCGAGAAGGGTGCACGGCTCTATCGCGCGCGTATCGGCGTCAGCGAACGCTTGACGCCCACTAGCCCCGACTTTGACCCTTACTATCTCTACGTGGCCTACACGGGCGAAGCCATTGGTAGCCCACCAGTGCATGTCGCCTCCGAGGGCCGACTAAATCGCGCACGGGTATCTTTGCTCTATCTCGCTTCGAATCGTGAGACGGCGGTGGCCGAAGTGCGCCCACACCCTGGACACCTAGTATCGACAGCGGAGTTCGAAGCGACTCGATCACTCAAGATTGCGGACCTAACATCCAAAGATATCCGAAATTTTCTGAGCGATACGCGACTTGAGGAACTGCGCCTAATCTTCTCTTTCAACTCTTTGATGAACCTGCCCGTAACTCCCGACCAAAGGGAGTTCTACCTCATCACACAATTACTCTCCGATTGTGTCAGGGAGGTAGGGTTCGACGGGGTAATGTTCCAGAGTAGTCTTGGCCCCGGAAGTAACTATGCCTTCTTCAACACGACTGACTTTGCACTCGTGCCGAAGAGTGAAAGTGTTGTTGCCGTCAAAGCACTAGCTTATGAGTTCACTGAAGCTCCGACGGCCCCGAAGGACTACGACAAGGACGAATTCGACACTGATCGAGATGATCCATTCTCTACGCTGTTCAATCTATTGGAGCGCCATAAGTGA
- a CDS encoding radical SAM protein yields the protein MTDGDDLLQLALGAYAEGDLDSAEQHLRALVVLQPENAELRHALGQLLLHRGQAEEAAVCFQTAVDLNPVALPYLYDLALAQAEAGRYAEASGPLYQCLGIDPAYPGAKLALACVDAAQRRYDSARERFKEAFADEPDAPAACHAWVERLLQQGQAGEAFFVLELALAAAPNDRPLRELQRSLQTQTVDFGQTLTVDATPAKLRRVVIEVTTWCNLDCPGCFRTQSIAAGHWTNKHIAPETFAKIVANLPPCRQGVLHGIGEPTMHPRYLELVEIAKASGRFDSLVCNTNAQARNIDFYRAVIEKGLDFFQVSVDSLTPEVAAVTRAGTDVEKLRRNLAEFHRLGLPFSVQMVISRLNYDDIDLTLRALDAMGPCTVNIQPFVDSDATHNALSKDMAARFLDKIRHLAGQMVNLNINAGGFYHFGINRREPYVPLCTSPWFDPAVNVDGFMMPCCMHWDPQTLGHSNLSETSFAQAFGSQPVQAFLDGYMRTSPNFCARCSENVRCLAAGNG from the coding sequence ATGACGGACGGCGACGACCTTCTGCAGCTCGCCCTTGGCGCTTATGCCGAAGGCGACCTGGACAGCGCAGAACAGCACCTTCGCGCCCTGGTCGTCCTCCAACCGGAAAATGCCGAACTGCGCCATGCGCTGGGGCAATTGCTACTGCATCGAGGCCAGGCGGAGGAAGCCGCCGTTTGTTTCCAAACGGCGGTCGACCTCAATCCGGTGGCGCTGCCCTACCTCTACGATCTGGCCCTGGCGCAAGCCGAGGCCGGCCGCTATGCCGAGGCCAGCGGCCCGCTTTACCAATGCCTAGGCATCGACCCGGCCTATCCGGGCGCCAAACTGGCCCTGGCCTGCGTCGACGCGGCGCAACGGCGCTACGACTCGGCCCGAGAACGTTTCAAGGAAGCCTTTGCCGACGAGCCGGACGCGCCCGCCGCCTGCCACGCCTGGGTGGAGCGGCTGCTGCAACAAGGCCAAGCCGGCGAGGCTTTTTTTGTGCTGGAGCTCGCCCTGGCGGCGGCGCCCAACGACCGGCCCTTGCGGGAATTGCAGCGGTCTTTGCAAACGCAAACGGTGGATTTCGGCCAAACGCTCACCGTCGACGCGACGCCGGCCAAGCTGCGGCGGGTGGTGATCGAAGTCACCACTTGGTGCAACCTGGATTGCCCCGGCTGCTTCCGCACGCAAAGCATCGCGGCGGGCCATTGGACCAACAAACACATTGCGCCGGAGACCTTCGCCAAGATCGTCGCCAACCTGCCCCCCTGCCGGCAAGGCGTGCTGCACGGCATCGGCGAGCCGACCATGCATCCCCGTTACCTGGAACTGGTGGAAATCGCCAAGGCCAGCGGCCGCTTCGACAGCCTGGTGTGCAACACCAATGCCCAGGCCCGCAACATCGACTTTTACCGCGCGGTGATCGAAAAAGGGCTGGACTTCTTCCAGGTGTCGGTGGACTCCCTGACGCCGGAAGTCGCCGCCGTGACGCGCGCCGGCACGGACGTGGAAAAACTGCGCCGCAACCTCGCCGAGTTCCACCGCCTGGGTTTGCCGTTCTCCGTCCAAATGGTCATCAGCCGCCTCAATTACGACGACATCGACCTGACCCTGCGCGCCCTGGACGCCATGGGCCCGTGCACGGTGAACATCCAGCCGTTCGTGGATTCCGACGCCACCCACAACGCCTTGAGTAAAGACATGGCGGCGAGATTTCTCGACAAAATCCGCCACCTGGCCGGCCAGATGGTCAACCTGAACATCAACGCCGGCGGCTTCTACCATTTCGGCATCAATCGGCGGGAGCCCTATGTGCCGCTATGCACGTCCCCATGGTTCGATCCGGCCGTCAACGTGGACGGTTTCATGATGCCCTGCTGCATGCACTGGGACCCGCAAACCCTGGGGCACAGCAACCTGTCCGAGACGTCTTTCGCCCAGGCGTTCGGCTCGCAACCGGTGCAGGCGTTTCTGGACGGTTATATGCGAACCTCGCCGAACTTCTGCGCCCGCTGCTCGGAAAACGTCCGCTGCCTTGCCGCCGGCAACGGCTGA
- a CDS encoding DUF4019 domain-containing protein, whose amino-acid sequence MSNIEKIAVFGFGIIFLSAILVLVVLIPMPSITQFFAFRLTMALSAAGIGALLPGFLRLDVPLPMQGGIRAGGALALFASVWFANPATLGIEVQPPKEDARLLIDRFLNLTDARDHKAAYTLYSKRNKERVSEDAYMSMSKQVRDPLGSIGQRLLVSAGTPDEVNGVRGPFVFHTYQGRFSDSKDVWAEVVSTIPENGTWRINSYNIGRCDPPFCIPVASLLP is encoded by the coding sequence ATGAGTAACATCGAAAAAATTGCCGTCTTTGGATTCGGCATCATCTTCCTGAGCGCCATTCTAGTGCTGGTCGTCCTGATTCCCATGCCGTCGATTACCCAGTTCTTTGCCTTTCGCCTCACCATGGCACTTTCCGCCGCCGGTATCGGCGCACTGCTGCCAGGATTCCTGAGGCTGGACGTCCCTCTGCCCATGCAAGGTGGTATCCGCGCCGGCGGCGCGCTGGCGCTGTTTGCGTCAGTTTGGTTTGCGAACCCGGCGACCCTGGGCATTGAAGTCCAACCTCCCAAGGAAGACGCGCGGCTCCTCATCGACCGGTTTCTTAATCTTACTGATGCCCGTGACCACAAGGCTGCCTACACACTGTACTCCAAGCGAAACAAGGAGAGGGTCAGCGAGGATGCCTACATGTCCATGAGCAAGCAGGTGAGAGACCCATTGGGGAGCATCGGACAGCGCCTACTCGTGTCAGCGGGAACACCGGATGAGGTCAACGGGGTGCGCGGGCCTTTTGTCTTTCATACCTACCAGGGCCGATTCAGCGACTCGAAAGACGTTTGGGCCGAAGTCGTGTCGACCATTCCCGAGAATGGTACTTGGCGAATAAACAGTTACAACATAGGCCGTTGCGACCCTCCCTTCTGCATTCCTGTTGCTTCGCTATTGCCATAA
- the wecB gene encoding non-hydrolyzing UDP-N-acetylglucosamine 2-epimerase: MLKVMTIVGTRPELIKMSRVIAEFDRHTRHVLVHTGQNYDYELNQVFFDDLDIRKPDYFLDAAGDNAAQTIGQVIIKADAVLERENPDALLLYGDTNSCLAVIAAKRRKIPIFHMEAGNRCFDQRVPEELNRKVLDHLSDINLVLTEHSRRYLIAEGIRPETIVKTGSHMQEVLEHYRPKIERSDVLQRLELEPDRFFIVSAHREENVDSPQNLQDLLATLNALAETYNLAVVVSTHPRTRKRLDALGSTGRMHPLIHFLKPFGFCDYIKLQQAARCVISDSGTITEEAALLNLPAVTLRAAHERPEGMDAGTLVMSGLGKERVLDAVAVVLAQHDPTRPAKQSVADYETGPVSQQILRVVLSYTDYVNRTVWFKPGA; encoded by the coding sequence GTGCTTAAAGTCATGACCATCGTCGGCACCCGGCCGGAACTCATCAAAATGAGCCGCGTCATCGCCGAGTTCGACCGCCACACCCGCCACGTCCTGGTGCACACCGGGCAAAATTACGATTACGAACTCAACCAGGTATTTTTCGACGACCTGGACATCCGCAAGCCGGACTACTTCCTCGACGCCGCCGGGGACAACGCCGCGCAAACCATCGGCCAGGTCATCATCAAAGCCGACGCGGTGCTGGAGCGGGAAAACCCCGACGCCCTGCTGCTTTACGGCGACACCAACTCCTGCCTGGCGGTGATCGCCGCCAAGCGGCGCAAGATCCCCATCTTCCACATGGAAGCCGGCAACCGCTGCTTCGACCAGCGCGTGCCGGAAGAGCTGAACCGCAAGGTGCTGGACCACCTCAGCGACATCAACCTGGTGCTGACCGAGCATTCGCGCCGCTACCTGATCGCCGAAGGCATCCGCCCGGAAACCATCGTCAAGACCGGCTCCCACATGCAGGAAGTGCTGGAGCACTACCGGCCGAAAATCGAGCGCTCCGACGTGCTGCAACGGCTGGAACTGGAGCCGGACCGCTTCTTCATCGTCAGCGCCCACCGGGAGGAAAACGTCGATTCGCCGCAGAACCTGCAAGACCTGCTGGCAACCCTCAACGCCCTGGCGGAAACCTACAATTTGGCGGTGGTGGTCTCCACCCACCCCCGCACCCGCAAGCGGCTGGACGCGCTGGGCAGCACCGGCCGCATGCATCCCCTGATCCACTTCCTCAAGCCCTTCGGCTTCTGCGACTACATCAAGCTGCAACAGGCGGCGCGCTGCGTCATTTCCGACAGCGGCACCATCACCGAGGAAGCCGCCCTGCTGAACCTTCCCGCCGTCACCCTGCGCGCCGCCCACGAACGGCCGGAAGGCATGGACGCCGGCACGCTCGTCATGTCCGGCCTGGGCAAGGAGCGGGTACTGGACGCCGTGGCGGTGGTGCTGGCCCAGCACGACCCGACCCGGCCCGCCAAGCAAAGCGTGGCCGACTACGAAACCGGGCCGGTGTCGCAGCAGATTCTGCGCGTCGTGCTGAGCTATACGGACTACGTCAACCGCACGGTGTGGTTCAAGCCAGGCGCCTAG
- a CDS encoding PilZ domain-containing protein: protein MAELAGGVSDRRFFRIRDRIYFSYRRADEATPSDAERGKAADPLKSLPGKLSALGNESRPVFRKLMKESPEVAAAIAILDKKIGLLAEALISKSMDGSGPAMSDVSLSASGVGFAAPAPLPRDLPVVVTMLLPPSLFKIVADGKVVACRLNDEVPEAGKFWIGVDFTRIDERDQEFLTGYVLKKQAEEIKHQRELEANRYI from the coding sequence ATGGCAGAGCTGGCGGGAGGCGTGAGTGATCGGCGGTTTTTCCGCATCAGGGATAGGATCTATTTTTCCTACCGGCGCGCGGACGAGGCGACGCCGAGCGATGCGGAGCGGGGCAAGGCCGCCGATCCGTTGAAAAGCCTGCCGGGTAAACTCTCCGCCTTGGGCAACGAGTCGCGGCCGGTGTTCCGTAAGTTGATGAAGGAAAGTCCGGAAGTCGCCGCGGCCATCGCCATTCTGGACAAGAAAATCGGCTTATTGGCCGAGGCGCTCATTTCCAAATCCATGGACGGCTCCGGTCCGGCCATGAGCGACGTGTCCCTCAGCGCTTCCGGCGTCGGTTTCGCCGCGCCGGCGCCGCTGCCCCGCGACCTGCCGGTGGTGGTGACCATGTTGTTGCCGCCGTCGTTGTTCAAAATCGTGGCGGACGGCAAGGTGGTGGCGTGCCGCCTCAACGACGAGGTTCCCGAGGCCGGCAAGTTCTGGATCGGCGTGGATTTCACCCGCATCGACGAGCGCGACCAGGAGTTCCTCACCGGCTACGTGCTGAAGAAGCAGGCTGAGGAAATCAAGCATCAGCGGGAGCTGGAAGCCAACCGCTATATCTGA
- a CDS encoding c-type cytochrome, with protein MQRNVFLLATALLAGTASAQGERSAALDPQALALACAGCHGTGGRGAGAAPKLSGMNPARFTAAMGDFRSGSRPATVMSRIARGYDDAELAAMAEFFSAAGQEPRP; from the coding sequence ATGCAGCGCAACGTTTTTTTACTCGCCACGGCTCTGCTGGCCGGCACGGCTTCGGCACAGGGGGAACGGTCCGCAGCCTTGGACCCGCAAGCCTTGGCCCTGGCCTGCGCCGGTTGCCACGGCACCGGCGGGCGCGGTGCGGGCGCCGCCCCCAAACTGTCTGGCATGAACCCGGCCCGCTTCACGGCGGCCATGGGCGATTTTCGGTCCGGCAGCCGCCCGGCCACGGTGATGAGCCGCATCGCCCGCGGCTACGACGATGCCGAGCTTGCCGCCATGGCGGAATTTTTCTCCGCCGCCGGGCAGGAGCCGCGGCCGTGA
- a CDS encoding dTDP-4-dehydrorhamnose reductase family protein, which yields MMKVLVIGASGMLGHAMLRVLGENTDWQVRGTVRGYDPARYFPDNIAANVLTGVNADNLDSVAKAFADAQPDVVVNCIGLVKQLAEADDPLAAIPVNALFPHRLARLCQMQGARLIHVGTDCVFSGRQGNYRESDFPDADDLYGRSKLLGEVDYPHAVTLRTSIIGHELRGNHGLIGWFLSQQGRCKGYTRAIFSGLPTVALARVVRDTVIPRPALRGVYHVAARPIAKYDLLRLVAETYGKTIDIVPDDSVVIDRSLDGSRFQQATGYVAPDWPELVAAMHAQRWEGDAP from the coding sequence ATGATGAAGGTGTTGGTGATCGGCGCCAGCGGCATGCTGGGACACGCCATGCTGCGCGTTTTGGGCGAAAACACGGATTGGCAGGTGCGGGGCACCGTCCGCGGCTACGATCCGGCCCGCTATTTCCCGGACAACATCGCCGCCAACGTCCTCACCGGCGTCAACGCGGACAACCTGGACAGCGTCGCCAAGGCCTTCGCCGACGCACAGCCCGATGTGGTCGTCAACTGCATCGGCCTGGTCAAGCAACTGGCCGAGGCCGACGATCCGCTGGCGGCCATTCCCGTCAACGCGCTGTTCCCCCACCGCCTGGCGCGGCTGTGCCAGATGCAAGGAGCCCGGCTGATCCACGTCGGCACCGACTGCGTGTTTTCCGGGCGGCAAGGCAACTACCGGGAAAGCGACTTCCCCGACGCCGACGACCTGTACGGCCGCTCCAAGCTGCTGGGGGAAGTGGACTATCCCCACGCCGTCACCCTGCGCACTTCCATCATCGGCCACGAACTGCGCGGCAACCACGGCCTGATCGGCTGGTTCCTGTCCCAGCAAGGCCGCTGCAAAGGCTACACCCGCGCGATTTTTTCCGGCTTGCCCACCGTGGCGCTAGCGCGAGTGGTGCGGGACACGGTCATCCCCCGTCCGGCGTTGCGCGGCGTCTACCACGTGGCGGCCCGGCCCATCGCCAAATACGACCTGTTGCGCCTGGTGGCGGAGACTTACGGCAAAACCATCGATATCGTGCCGGACGATTCCGTGGTCATCGACCGCTCCCTCGACGGCTCACGATTCCAACAAGCCACCGGCTACGTCGCCCCCGACTGGCCCGAGCTGGTGGCCGCCATGCACGCCCAGCGCTGGGAAGGAGACGCGCCATGA